The genomic window GATCAGCAGATCCGTGTTGCCGAGCGGCTGTCCCTTGGTTTCCAGCTCAACTTTCATTTCGGCATAGGCATCCGCGGCGTCCCGATTCCAGTCGAGCGCGGACACATGCCGAAGAAAGGCGCCGACTACGGTCCAATTGACCTTCGCGTTGGACGAGCGCCGCACGCCGAACATCAACTCGGCATAAGTCACGACCGAGATCGCCTGACTTTCGAGCAGTACCGCGTTCATGCGCTTGCGCACTGCCTCTGGACGGTTGCGGATGACATAGGAACAGATGTCCGTATCGAGCAGATAGAGCGCGATTAGAAAAGGCGCCGCTCCTGCGGCGCGGATGTGCACCTCTGTGACGTCGGCCTGACAGTGCGTCCCACCCTCAGCCTTCCTTCACGTAGCATA from Pseudomonadota bacterium includes these protein-coding regions:
- a CDS encoding type II toxin-antitoxin system VapC family toxin, with amino-acid sequence MHIRAAGAAPFLIALYLLDTDICSYVIRNRPEAVRKRMNAVLLESQAISVVTYAELMFGVRRSSNAKVNWTVVGAFLRHVSALDWNRDAADAYAEMKVELETKGQPLGNTDLLIAAHARSLRAVLVTNNKRHHERISGLKIENWAKP